From a single Phocoena sinus isolate mPhoSin1 chromosome 1, mPhoSin1.pri, whole genome shotgun sequence genomic region:
- the HES2 gene encoding transcription factor HES-2, with protein MGLPRRAGDPAELRKSLKPLLEKRRRARINESLSQLKGLILSLLGRESSHFSKLEKADILEMTVRFLQELPASSCPTAAPTPSDSYREGYRACLARLSRVLHTRRVLEPAASARLLEHLRRRAASATPDSGRAGDSCGPPAPSPPPAPLPPAPPRDPGLWRPW; from the exons ATGGGGCTGCCTCGGAGGGCAGGGGACCCGGCGGAGCTGCGCAAG AGCCTGAAGCCACTGCTGGAGAAGCGCCGCCGCGCGCGCATCAACGAGAGCCTGAGCCAGCTCAAGGGCCTCATCCTGTCGCTGCTGGGCAGGGAG AGCTCCCACTTCTCGAAGCTGGAGAAAGCGGACATCCTGGAAATGACCGTGCGCTTCCTGCAGGAGCTGCCTGCGTCCTCCTGCCCGACGGCAGCGCCCA CGCCCTCCGACAGCTACCGCGAGGGCTACCGAGCCTGCCTGGCGCGCCTGTCCCGCGTGCTACACACCCGCCGCGTCCTGGAGCCCGCCGCGAGCGCTCGCCTGCTGGAGCACTTGCGCCGGAGGGCGGCCAGCGCCACCCCCGACAGCGGGCGCGCGGGGGACTCCTGCGGCCCGCCCGCGCCCTCCCCGCCGCCCGCGCCCTTGCCACCTGCACCTCCTCGGGACCCAGGCCTCTGGCGGCCCTGGTAG